Proteins from one bacterium genomic window:
- a CDS encoding Dyp-type peroxidase, protein MLELSEIQSGVLRPRPTPYAATYILLRVDDAGAGRAALGRLADVVASAAHTTSPAGEAWMSVSLTYQGLKALGVPQSSLDSFAWEFRQGMAARAQVLGDVGESSPEHWEYPLGTSDVHVVLTCLAPDSQQLEAVLARARKAYQEAQGVTAVWRQDCHALPTEKEPFGYHDGISQPAIEGSGVPGSNPYEQPLKAGEFVLGYPDETGGLPSMPQPEVLGRNGTYVAFRKLHQRVAAFRRYLKEQAKSPEDEERLAAKMMGRWRSGTPLALRPDQDDPSLGDDCACRNAFTYADDPTGYKTPPGAHIRRANPRDASVAGVVRLHRMIRRGTVYGPELPEGELEDDGLDRGLMFAFIGAHLDRQFEFVQSEWLNGGEFLGLSDGLKDPIAGDNHDGGTHTIPTRPIARRLKGIPRFVVTRGGEYGFMPSLSALRWIAALET, encoded by the coding sequence ATGCTCGAACTGAGTGAGATACAGAGCGGCGTGCTGCGCCCACGCCCGACGCCCTATGCGGCGACCTACATCCTGTTGCGGGTGGACGATGCCGGGGCTGGGCGCGCGGCGCTTGGTCGGCTTGCCGATGTGGTGGCGTCGGCCGCCCATACGACCAGCCCGGCTGGCGAAGCCTGGATGAGCGTCTCGTTGACCTACCAAGGCCTCAAGGCGCTCGGCGTGCCGCAAAGCTCGCTCGATTCCTTCGCCTGGGAGTTCCGGCAGGGCATGGCCGCACGGGCCCAGGTGCTGGGCGACGTCGGCGAGAGCAGCCCCGAGCACTGGGAGTACCCGCTCGGCACGTCCGACGTCCACGTCGTGCTCACGTGCCTCGCGCCCGACTCCCAGCAGCTCGAGGCCGTGCTCGCCCGCGCGCGCAAGGCTTACCAGGAGGCCCAAGGCGTGACTGCCGTCTGGCGGCAGGACTGCCATGCCCTCCCTACCGAGAAAGAGCCCTTCGGCTACCATGACGGCATTAGCCAGCCTGCGATCGAAGGTAGCGGCGTCCCCGGCAGCAACCCATATGAGCAGCCACTCAAGGCGGGCGAGTTCGTGCTGGGCTACCCCGACGAGACGGGCGGGCTGCCCTCGATGCCCCAGCCCGAGGTCCTCGGTCGCAACGGCACCTACGTGGCCTTCCGTAAGCTGCACCAGCGGGTGGCCGCATTCCGCCGCTATCTCAAAGAGCAAGCCAAGAGCCCCGAGGACGAGGAACGCCTGGCTGCCAAGATGATGGGGCGCTGGCGCAGCGGCACCCCCCTAGCGCTGAGACCGGACCAGGACGATCCCTCGCTGGGCGACGACTGCGCGTGCCGTAACGCCTTCACCTACGCCGACGATCCGACGGGCTACAAGACGCCCCCCGGCGCGCACATCCGGCGCGCCAACCCGCGCGATGCGTCCGTGGCTGGCGTGGTACGGCTCCACCGCATGATCCGTCGAGGCACCGTCTACGGCCCCGAGCTGCCCGAGGGTGAGCTGGAAGACGACGGCTTGGACCGCGGGCTGATGTTCGCCTTCATCGGCGCCCATCTGGATCGGCAGTTCGAGTTCGTGCAGTCGGAATGGCTCAACGGTGGCGAATTCCTCGGTCTGAGCGACGGCCTGAAAGACCCCATCGCGGGCGACAACCATGACGGCGGCACCCACACGATCCCCACCCGGCCGATTGCCAGGCGCCTGAAAGGGATTCCCCGCTTCGTCGTCACGCGCGGCGGCGAGTACGGCTTCATGCCGAGCCTGAGCGCCCTTCGCTGGATCGCTGCATTGGAGACCTGA
- a CDS encoding SMP-30/gluconolactonase/LRE family protein translates to MATRHLVLATALVVLVVTGCIAQAPSASTSTPTDGKTPSAPATPGIPGNSAGPYVVSTFVSGKGNASEIGWVMGLVRDASGNLYVADRNLNLIRKITPAGTVTTLAGWTGAGDSRGYLDGTGTAAKFHFPEGIALGADGNLYVADTYNHRIRKVSPEGVVTTFAGSTEATAEGAAIGSITEAKFKIPTTLAFGPDGHLYVSDWYGRIYKIADGTVSYATPDWFFSPQGLAFTADGRMVVADNVYDNLTLVNLSDQTKTVLAGGTRGYADGNGEQARFSGPSSVALDAEGNVYVVDGSNHMIRRVTPAGSVTTIAGSTPPGTTGFVNGDGASALFNWPRAIVTDGSGGFFVTDTRNSAIRRLARTP, encoded by the coding sequence TTGGCCACTCGCCACCTCGTGCTCGCCACCGCTCTCGTCGTTCTCGTGGTGACTGGGTGTATCGCCCAGGCCCCGAGCGCCTCGACCTCCACCCCTACGGATGGCAAGACGCCCTCTGCGCCAGCCACGCCCGGCATCCCTGGCAACTCTGCTGGGCCCTACGTGGTCTCCACCTTCGTGAGCGGAAAAGGGAATGCGAGTGAAATCGGCTGGGTGATGGGCCTGGTGCGTGACGCCTCGGGCAACCTCTACGTCGCCGATCGCAACCTCAACCTCATCCGTAAAATCACGCCGGCAGGGACCGTGACGACGCTAGCCGGCTGGACAGGCGCGGGCGACTCCCGTGGCTACCTCGATGGCACCGGAACCGCTGCCAAGTTCCACTTTCCGGAGGGGATCGCCCTGGGGGCGGACGGCAACCTCTACGTGGCCGACACGTACAACCATCGTATCCGAAAGGTTAGCCCCGAGGGCGTCGTGACGACCTTCGCGGGCTCGACGGAGGCAACCGCCGAAGGGGCGGCGATCGGCTCGATAACCGAGGCGAAATTCAAGATCCCGACCACGCTGGCCTTCGGTCCGGACGGCCATCTCTACGTTTCGGACTGGTACGGGCGCATCTACAAGATTGCCGACGGCACGGTCTCCTATGCGACGCCCGACTGGTTCTTCAGCCCGCAGGGCCTTGCCTTCACAGCGGACGGGCGCATGGTGGTGGCGGACAACGTCTACGATAACCTGACGCTCGTCAACCTCTCGGACCAGACCAAGACGGTGCTTGCGGGGGGCACGCGCGGCTACGCCGACGGCAACGGCGAGCAAGCGCGCTTCAGCGGGCCCTCGAGTGTCGCGTTGGATGCCGAAGGCAACGTCTACGTGGTCGATGGCTCCAACCACATGATTCGCCGGGTGACACCCGCCGGGTCGGTGACCACGATTGCCGGCAGTACGCCCCCTGGAACGACCGGATTCGTGAACGGGGATGGCGCGTCGGCCCTCTTCAACTGGCCTCGGGCCATTGTCACGGATGGCTCGGGCGGTTTTTTCGTCACCGATACCCGCAACTCCGCTATCCGACGGCTCGCACGCACACCCTAA
- a CDS encoding ferritin-like domain-containing protein — protein MQKQTRNQPQPAETSVKATPLVPQAPLYDVEQIRRDANESIDKGPVTPDYPLDLHQAYKLLNQALASEILCVLRYRHHQIVAKGIDFPQVADEFEEHAEDEQRHMMMIATRIDQLGGDPDLNPATIAERTATKYGKSCSLADMIKEDLVEERVVIEIYRRIIEWFGTGDPTTRRLFESILKDEEDHANDLANLLSSMSVKCAPQS, from the coding sequence ATGCAAAAGCAAACGCGCAATCAACCTCAGCCGGCGGAAACGAGTGTCAAGGCGACGCCGCTGGTGCCCCAAGCCCCGCTGTATGACGTTGAGCAGATTCGACGAGACGCCAACGAATCCATCGACAAGGGGCCCGTGACCCCGGATTACCCGCTCGACCTGCACCAAGCCTACAAACTGCTCAACCAGGCCCTGGCCAGCGAGATCCTCTGTGTCTTGCGCTATCGTCATCACCAGATTGTCGCCAAGGGTATCGATTTCCCGCAGGTCGCCGACGAGTTCGAAGAGCACGCCGAAGACGAGCAACGCCACATGATGATGATTGCCACGCGGATCGACCAGTTGGGCGGCGATCCAGACCTCAACCCCGCCACCATCGCCGAGCGCACCGCCACCAAGTACGGAAAATCCTGTTCGCTGGCCGATATGATCAAAGAGGACCTCGTGGAAGAGCGGGTGGTGATCGAAATTTACCGCCGCATCATCGAGTGGTTTGGAACCGGTGATCCGACCACCCGCCGGCTGTTCGAGTCGATCCTCAAGGACGAAGAGGACCATGCAAACGACCTGGCCAACTTGCTCTCGTCCATGAGTGTAAAATGTGCTCCGCAGAGCTAG
- a CDS encoding GNAT family N-acetyltransferase translates to MDPAYTFELLDSQQVVGFQHLSYPIYRPQLRNAAQSGTLVAIGVSDGTRAVGLVLADHPRDSRLGVVLSLYVTPQYRRRGLGKTLFGLLGDELRRRGCFEAKASFMDGTPSTPGVERILSHHDWSQPLERVWVCTGTRESIVSLPWLQDLPLPEAFEMFPWNALRDDERQALLEQEAVAPGYPAILSPFREEHLLEPLNSLGLRYRGQVVGWLITHRIAPDTIRYTSLFVREELQALGRAIPLVARAIRLQLEDGGANKGTFAVLVQNRAMANFIHRRLAPHLASIRKSWESSLSVAHLGSSAASAGS, encoded by the coding sequence ATGGATCCAGCCTATACCTTCGAACTGCTTGATTCGCAGCAAGTGGTTGGCTTTCAACACCTGAGTTATCCCATCTACCGCCCTCAACTGCGCAATGCCGCACAGTCCGGTACGCTGGTTGCGATCGGCGTATCGGATGGGACCAGAGCCGTGGGGCTTGTGCTGGCTGACCACCCCAGAGACTCGCGCCTCGGGGTCGTTCTCTCCCTCTATGTCACCCCTCAGTATCGACGCCGAGGGCTTGGCAAGACCTTGTTCGGGTTATTGGGAGATGAGCTGCGCCGGCGGGGCTGTTTCGAGGCAAAAGCCTCGTTCATGGATGGCACCCCATCCACTCCCGGCGTCGAGCGGATCCTCAGCCATCACGATTGGTCCCAGCCCCTCGAACGGGTGTGGGTTTGCACGGGGACGCGGGAAAGCATCGTTTCCTTGCCCTGGTTGCAGGACCTCCCGCTTCCCGAGGCGTTTGAAATGTTTCCCTGGAACGCGTTGAGAGATGACGAGCGGCAAGCCCTCTTGGAGCAGGAAGCGGTAGCTCCGGGCTATCCCGCAATCCTGTCCCCTTTTCGCGAGGAGCACCTTCTCGAGCCGCTCAATAGCCTTGGGCTCAGGTACCGAGGCCAGGTTGTGGGCTGGTTGATCACGCACCGGATCGCCCCGGATACCATTCGCTACACGTCCTTATTCGTAAGAGAGGAACTCCAAGCCCTGGGACGCGCGATTCCCTTGGTTGCCCGCGCGATCCGCTTGCAACTAGAGGATGGCGGGGCGAACAAGGGGACCTTTGCCGTCCTGGTTCAAAACCGGGCGATGGCGAACTTCATCCACCGCCGCTTAGCCCCCCACCTCGCCAGTATCCGGAAATCCTGGGAATCGAGCCTTTCTGTTGCTCACCTTGGCTCGAGCGCGGCCTCTGCTGGATCCTAG
- a CDS encoding NHLP leader peptide family RiPP precursor encodes MQQATRSQIESHMIARAWEDETFKAELMASPRTVLEKELGFKLPDGLNIKVFDESDNSLYLVIPRNPHAEELSDLELEAVAGGKIATSVAQISSVERDLA; translated from the coding sequence ATGCAACAAGCCACCCGTAGCCAGATCGAGTCCCACATGATTGCCCGCGCCTGGGAAGATGAGACCTTCAAGGCAGAGTTGATGGCTTCTCCCCGGACCGTCCTCGAGAAGGAACTGGGCTTCAAGCTTCCGGATGGCCTCAACATCAAGGTCTTCGATGAGAGCGATAATTCGCTCTACTTGGTGATTCCCCGCAATCCCCATGCCGAAGAGCTTTCTGATCTGGAACTCGAGGCCGTTGCTGGCGGTAAGATTGCCACCTCGGTCGCCCAAATATCTTCCGTGGAAAGGGATTTGGCGTAG
- a CDS encoding alpha/beta fold hydrolase: MQTSSKPVSRPWLHRLFGVGGLAAGLMTTLTACLPTLELPIPEPTGTFPVGITQQFLLESPGRGLTLDIWYPASETKDHPKVPYTEDALNDILSKVYGMPRFLYQEVPSYAHLDAPPVPGRHPVVLFNHGFASFTKQNFSTFQELASHGYVVISLGHPGESLTARDAQGKLVSFDTERETYREIQKIQKAMGAYAAKLAPVLERQRRAQTPEAFAQASVELGQDPQYAALKPQLRRWVQDTRHVITAIQAPRREGILDLIDPDNLTVMGHSLGGAVAMHLATQPPKGLRGIVNLDGPWFQDDPTQLAPIAVPALNLVSTHILMDKQDLALKGTLLGLYRGGKAGAHVIEVKGAAHYNFTDLNFVPALKFTQMLGPVDARLMAATQTGAIMTFLRQTRREGRAAFEAPLLPAHADLIQHVFPGERKES; the protein is encoded by the coding sequence ATGCAGACCTCGTCGAAACCCGTTTCTCGCCCCTGGCTTCACAGGCTCTTCGGTGTTGGCGGTCTCGCTGCTGGTCTGATGACGACGCTCACGGCCTGCCTGCCAACTCTCGAGCTTCCGATCCCCGAGCCCACGGGCACCTTCCCGGTCGGTATCACCCAGCAGTTCCTCCTCGAGTCTCCCGGGCGGGGCCTTACGCTTGATATCTGGTACCCGGCGAGCGAGACGAAGGATCATCCGAAGGTCCCTTACACGGAGGATGCCCTCAACGATATCCTGAGCAAGGTCTACGGCATGCCGCGCTTCCTCTACCAGGAAGTGCCTTCCTATGCGCACCTCGACGCTCCCCCGGTGCCTGGCCGCCACCCGGTCGTGCTCTTCAATCATGGCTTCGCCTCCTTCACGAAGCAGAACTTCTCGACCTTCCAAGAGCTCGCGAGCCACGGGTACGTCGTTATCTCGCTCGGACATCCCGGAGAATCTCTGACGGCACGGGATGCGCAGGGCAAGCTCGTTTCCTTCGACACGGAGCGCGAGACCTATCGCGAGATTCAAAAAATCCAGAAGGCGATGGGGGCTTATGCCGCCAAGCTCGCTCCGGTACTTGAGAGGCAGCGACGGGCGCAGACCCCCGAGGCCTTCGCTCAGGCATCGGTGGAGCTGGGGCAGGACCCTCAGTATGCAGCGCTGAAGCCCCAGCTCCGGCGCTGGGTTCAGGACACCCGGCACGTCATCACCGCGATCCAGGCGCCCCGGCGCGAAGGGATCCTCGATCTGATCGATCCTGACAATCTCACGGTCATGGGGCACTCCCTGGGTGGGGCGGTCGCCATGCACCTGGCCACCCAGCCGCCAAAAGGGCTGCGGGGTATCGTCAACCTCGACGGGCCCTGGTTCCAAGATGACCCGACTCAGCTTGCGCCGATCGCGGTGCCGGCTTTGAACCTGGTGTCCACTCACATCCTGATGGACAAGCAGGACCTTGCGCTCAAGGGAACTTTGCTCGGGCTTTACCGCGGCGGCAAGGCGGGGGCCCATGTGATCGAGGTGAAGGGCGCGGCCCACTATAACTTCACCGACCTCAATTTCGTTCCCGCGCTGAAGTTCACGCAAATGCTCGGCCCGGTTGACGCCCGCCTCATGGCGGCGACACAGACTGGGGCGATCATGACGTTCCTTCGCCAGACCAGGCGCGAGGGGCGGGCCGCCTTCGAGGCGCCGCTCCTGCCCGCACACGCCGATTTGATCCAGCATGTCTTTCCTGGAGAGCGGAAGGAGTCTTGA
- a CDS encoding PadR family transcriptional regulator, translating to MMEFAVLGFLLYRPLSMYDLKKAMERSTQHFLSASFGTLHPLLQRLSKQGFVTGEDQMGNGRNKKVYTITPAGRSHFVEWLGQDVMAERVSDPRLLRLFFLGHMAAAEREELLARFLTQMEAGAEELERLKAQVQQVTVPPGWEDHMAYQLATLEFGIAHHRFVKEWYQAKLQAIAGSGDAGEV from the coding sequence ATGATGGAGTTCGCAGTCCTCGGCTTCCTCTTGTATCGGCCGTTGTCGATGTACGACCTCAAGAAGGCGATGGAGCGCTCGACTCAGCATTTCTTGAGTGCCTCGTTCGGGACGCTCCACCCGCTGCTCCAGAGGCTCTCGAAACAAGGTTTCGTCACGGGCGAGGATCAGATGGGGAACGGGCGCAACAAGAAGGTCTACACGATCACCCCTGCGGGACGCTCGCACTTCGTCGAATGGCTCGGCCAGGACGTCATGGCCGAGCGGGTCTCGGATCCCCGGCTGCTCAGACTGTTCTTCCTCGGACATATGGCGGCAGCGGAGCGCGAGGAGTTGCTAGCACGATTTTTGACGCAGATGGAAGCGGGCGCCGAGGAGCTGGAGCGTCTCAAGGCGCAGGTGCAGCAGGTGACGGTTCCCCCAGGGTGGGAGGATCACATGGCCTACCAGTTGGCTACCTTGGAGTTCGGCATCGCTCATCACCGATTCGTGAAGGAGTGGTACCAGGCCAAGCTCCAGGCGATAGCAGGATCTGGCGACGCCGGCGAGGTCTAA
- a CDS encoding TSUP family transporter, with the protein MPEYDVLLYGLPLAFLAGFVDAIAGGGGVITLPTLLMMGLSPGQAVATNKLLAVFGSTSSALAFWRKGAVDKALLIRIAPLALLGSGLGAFLVSQLRDTGGFRNAIAVLILAVGALVIANRSLGLENRFPGLTPRTLAIGMGAAFTIGVYDGFIGPGTGTFLMFCFVSFLGFDFVTGSGNARVINFVTNVAALVLFLFAGQMIFWLGLSMGVANALGAQLGAHMAMLRGSKFVKVIYLGIVLAVAGRLLFVR; encoded by the coding sequence ATGCCCGAATACGACGTATTGCTCTACGGCCTGCCCCTCGCTTTCCTTGCCGGATTCGTGGACGCCATCGCAGGCGGTGGGGGTGTGATCACCCTTCCTACCCTGCTGATGATGGGCTTATCGCCCGGGCAGGCCGTCGCCACGAACAAGCTACTGGCCGTCTTCGGGTCGACGAGCAGCGCCCTCGCATTCTGGCGCAAGGGCGCGGTGGACAAGGCCTTGCTCATCCGCATCGCACCGCTGGCGCTGCTCGGCAGCGGCCTCGGCGCCTTTCTCGTCAGTCAGCTTCGTGACACGGGTGGGTTTCGAAACGCGATCGCCGTCCTCATCTTGGCCGTTGGCGCCTTGGTGATCGCGAACCGCTCTCTGGGCCTCGAGAACCGCTTTCCGGGGCTCACGCCGCGTACGCTTGCGATCGGCATGGGGGCTGCCTTCACCATCGGCGTGTACGACGGGTTCATCGGGCCCGGCACGGGCACCTTCCTGATGTTCTGCTTCGTGAGCTTCTTGGGCTTCGACTTCGTGACCGGCAGCGGCAACGCCCGGGTCATCAACTTCGTCACCAACGTCGCAGCCCTCGTCCTCTTCCTGTTCGCCGGCCAGATGATTTTCTGGCTGGGCTTGTCCATGGGCGTTGCCAACGCGCTCGGCGCCCAGTTGGGCGCCCACATGGCGATGCTGCGCGGCAGCAAGTTCGTCAAGGTGATCTATCTCGGCATCGTGCTGGCGGTCGCCGGCCGTCTCCTTTTCGTGCGATGA
- a CDS encoding helix-turn-helix transcriptional regulator, with the protein MPNQSVPLIRIFQALADPTRLAVVERLSRGPATVSELAQGFDMALPSFMQHLKVLEDGGLVISSKAGRSRTYRIAPQGLKVAEDWLVAQRSIWDRRLDQLDAFLEQLKEKES; encoded by the coding sequence GTGCCTAACCAATCCGTCCCACTGATTCGCATCTTTCAAGCGCTGGCCGACCCTACGCGGTTGGCCGTCGTCGAGCGACTGAGTCGAGGGCCGGCGACCGTGAGCGAACTCGCCCAAGGGTTCGACATGGCCCTGCCCTCGTTCATGCAGCACCTCAAGGTGCTCGAGGACGGTGGTTTGGTCATATCCAGCAAAGCTGGCCGGAGCCGGACCTACCGAATCGCCCCGCAAGGGCTCAAAGTGGCGGAGGATTGGTTGGTGGCACAGCGCTCGATCTGGGATCGCCGTCTGGACCAACTGGACGCCTTCCTGGAGCAACTGAAGGAGAAGGAGTCATGA
- a CDS encoding SRPBCC family protein, translating into MTHTIPAQLDPRLDLVLERVVDVPPELVWKAWTTPEHLMKWFCPLPWTTVECEIDLRPGGIFRTVMRSPEGHDMPASNGCFLHIVENELLVFTDALQPDFRPAEKPFFTAVIKLERQGSGTKYTAIAMHRDEEAAKQHAEMGFHVGWGIALDQLVAHMKSVQAAV; encoded by the coding sequence ATGACCCACACGATCCCCGCCCAGCTCGATCCCCGTCTCGATCTCGTCCTCGAACGCGTCGTGGACGTGCCGCCTGAGCTCGTCTGGAAGGCCTGGACGACGCCCGAGCACCTCATGAAGTGGTTCTGCCCCCTCCCGTGGACGACCGTCGAATGTGAGATCGATTTGCGGCCGGGCGGTATCTTCCGCACCGTCATGCGGTCGCCCGAGGGTCATGACATGCCCGCGAGCAACGGCTGCTTCCTTCACATCGTCGAGAACGAGCTGCTCGTTTTCACCGATGCCCTGCAGCCCGACTTCCGACCCGCCGAAAAGCCGTTCTTCACGGCGGTCATCAAGCTCGAGCGCCAAGGCAGCGGGACCAAGTACACGGCGATCGCCATGCACCGCGACGAGGAAGCCGCCAAGCAACACGCCGAGATGGGCTTCCATGTGGGCTGGGGCATCGCCCTCGACCAGCTCGTCGCCCACATGAAGAGCGTCCAGGCAGCCGTCTAA
- a CDS encoding Rrf2 family transcriptional regulator translates to MKRDSRLSSMLHILLHMAQAGRQLTSEELARMLHTNPVLVRRTLAGLRERGLVSAEKGHGGGWVIARALDAITLYDVYEALGEPEIFALGHRSEESQCLVEQAVNASLDQTFAEAKAIILTQLRGVTLAVLSEDFNRRYPSAHHGRFHVPDSEP, encoded by the coding sequence ATGAAACGCGATAGCCGACTCTCATCCATGCTCCACATCCTGCTTCACATGGCGCAGGCCGGGCGGCAGCTCACGTCTGAAGAGCTCGCACGCATGCTGCATACGAATCCTGTGCTGGTCCGCCGGACGCTGGCAGGACTGCGGGAGCGCGGCCTCGTGTCGGCCGAAAAGGGCCATGGCGGTGGCTGGGTCATCGCGCGTGCCCTCGATGCCATCACGCTTTACGACGTGTACGAGGCCCTCGGCGAACCGGAGATCTTCGCACTCGGCCACCGAAGCGAGGAGTCCCAATGCCTCGTCGAGCAAGCGGTGAACGCGTCCTTGGACCAAACGTTCGCAGAAGCAAAGGCCATCATTCTTACACAGTTGCGCGGGGTGACACTTGCCGTGCTATCGGAAGACTTCAACCGGCGCTATCCAAGCGCACACCATGGGAGGTTCCATGTCCCTGACTCCGAACCCTGA
- a CDS encoding NAD(P)/FAD-dependent oxidoreductase → MSLTPNPDWTALYDVTIVGGGPAGLSAALILGRARKRVLLLDAGTPRNARAHEVHGFVTRDGTPPAEFRRLAHEQLAAYPSVARASQLVERITGEVDAFHLQLQEGTSVRSRRILLALGMVDVLPELPGYRELWGSSLFQCPYCHAWEEQDKAFGFLAPGPEKLEFGAFLLGWTPDVTVFTDARFEVPSAIRDRLEATGVRLEERPIRRLVARPGDDVHGDRLEAVELVDGTRIAREVLFVRPPQRQTALVEAMTLALDQNGFVQVDARQETSCRGIFAAGDLTTQMQSAMIAAAAGYQAAAMLNHDLTFGPQ, encoded by the coding sequence ATGTCCCTGACTCCGAACCCTGATTGGACAGCCCTTTACGACGTGACGATCGTCGGCGGGGGGCCTGCCGGACTCTCTGCTGCCTTGATTCTTGGGCGCGCGCGTAAGCGGGTGCTGCTCTTGGATGCCGGCACCCCGCGGAATGCCCGCGCGCACGAGGTCCATGGCTTCGTCACACGCGATGGGACGCCCCCGGCCGAGTTCCGGCGCCTCGCGCATGAGCAACTCGCGGCTTACCCTTCGGTCGCACGTGCCAGCCAGTTGGTCGAGCGCATCACGGGCGAAGTGGATGCCTTCCACCTGCAACTCCAAGAGGGAACGAGCGTTCGATCCCGCCGGATCCTCCTCGCGCTGGGGATGGTCGATGTCTTGCCGGAGCTACCCGGCTACCGCGAGCTTTGGGGAAGCTCGCTCTTCCAGTGCCCGTATTGTCACGCCTGGGAGGAGCAAGACAAGGCGTTCGGCTTCCTCGCGCCAGGGCCGGAGAAGCTGGAGTTCGGCGCCTTCTTGTTGGGTTGGACACCGGATGTCACCGTCTTTACGGATGCTCGGTTCGAGGTGCCTTCGGCAATTCGCGATCGCCTCGAAGCGACGGGCGTCCGCCTCGAAGAGCGCCCCATTCGCCGCCTTGTTGCCAGGCCTGGGGATGACGTTCACGGCGATCGCCTGGAGGCCGTCGAGTTGGTCGATGGGACGCGCATTGCCCGCGAGGTCCTCTTCGTTCGGCCCCCGCAGCGCCAGACGGCGCTCGTCGAGGCGATGACCCTGGCGCTCGACCAAAATGGTTTCGTTCAAGTCGATGCACGCCAGGAAACATCCTGTCGGGGGATCTTTGCCGCGGGGGACCTGACGACGCAGATGCAGTCGGCCATGATCGCGGCTGCTGCGGGTTACCAGGCCGCGGCAATGCTGAACCACGATCTGACGTTCGGCCCACAGTGA
- a CDS encoding class I SAM-dependent methyltransferase produces the protein MDQGFDAAFWDRMYSHRHAAAHSEANPFLAQEIEGLEPGTALDVGCGEGSDAIWLANRGWRMTAVDFSNVALDRARAADADHQVSWVQADMLVWQPPADAYDLVSLHYVHVPPAERAALFGRLAQAVRLKGTLLMVAHHSSDRETTIGRPPVPDLYFTAEEVAALLAPGSWEILFSGTRPQNVTDRAGRPITIQDMVLKARRIA, from the coding sequence ATGGACCAAGGATTTGATGCGGCGTTCTGGGACCGGATGTACAGTCACCGTCATGCAGCGGCGCACAGTGAGGCGAATCCCTTCTTGGCTCAAGAAATTGAGGGCCTCGAGCCCGGGACGGCCTTGGATGTTGGTTGCGGCGAGGGCTCGGATGCGATCTGGCTCGCGAACCGCGGATGGCGCATGACGGCGGTCGATTTCTCGAACGTTGCGCTCGATCGCGCTCGCGCAGCCGATGCGGATCACCAGGTGAGCTGGGTTCAAGCCGACATGCTCGTTTGGCAGCCGCCAGCGGACGCATACGACTTGGTTTCGCTGCATTACGTGCACGTCCCACCTGCCGAGCGCGCGGCGCTCTTTGGGCGGCTCGCTCAGGCCGTACGGCTAAAAGGCACGCTGCTCATGGTCGCCCATCACTCTTCCGATCGAGAGACCACGATCGGCCGGCCACCGGTCCCCGACCTGTACTTCACGGCAGAGGAGGTGGCAGCATTGCTAGCTCCCGGTAGCTGGGAGATCCTCTTCAGCGGCACGCGACCGCAAAATGTCACGGACCGGGCGGGACGCCCCATCACCATTCAGGACATGGTGTTGAAGGCGCGACGTATCGCGTGA
- a CDS encoding VOC family protein produces MRQDGKIDYVEFPATDLPVVKQFYATAFGWSFIDYGPTYAALDPSAGLDGGFDATPETPLTKPLVIMYATDLEAMETKVRAAGGTITVPIFAFPGGRRFHFQDPAGNELAVWSDS; encoded by the coding sequence ATGCGCCAGGACGGCAAGATTGATTACGTCGAGTTCCCAGCGACCGACCTTCCGGTCGTGAAACAGTTTTACGCCACGGCCTTCGGCTGGTCTTTCATCGACTACGGTCCGACGTACGCGGCGCTCGATCCATCCGCCGGCCTCGACGGCGGCTTCGACGCCACGCCCGAGACCCCGCTCACCAAACCCCTCGTCATCATGTACGCCACGGATCTCGAGGCCATGGAGACCAAGGTGCGCGCCGCGGGCGGCACCATCACCGTGCCCATCTTCGCCTTCCCGGGTGGGCGCCGCTTCCACTTCCAGGACCCTGCGGGCAATGAACTGGCCGTGTGGTCGGACTCCTAG
- a CDS encoding DUF4180 domain-containing protein — protein MKATLVNSEKGSISLIEELALPLRTGADLLEVLMNSPSDTVALKAAYLDAQFFELRTGVAGDMLQKVSNYKMRLIVLGDFTEVTSQSLRDFIWESNKRGQVVFTDTLESAISKLK, from the coding sequence ATGAAGGCAACCCTGGTGAACAGCGAGAAAGGGAGCATCTCCCTGATTGAAGAACTCGCGCTCCCCCTTCGGACCGGAGCGGATCTGCTCGAGGTCCTGATGAACAGTCCGAGCGATACCGTCGCCCTCAAGGCAGCATACCTGGACGCGCAATTCTTCGAACTGCGAACGGGCGTTGCGGGCGACATGCTGCAGAAAGTCTCCAACTACAAAATGCGGCTCATCGTCCTTGGCGACTTCACGGAGGTGACGAGTCAGAGCCTTCGGGACTTCATCTGGGAGAGCAACAAGCGGGGTCAGGTGGTCTTCACCGATACGCTGGAAAGCGCCATCAGCAAGCTGAAGTAA